From a region of the Acinetobacter calcoaceticus genome:
- a CDS encoding glutamate-5-semialdehyde dehydrogenase, with protein sequence MQDSIEQYMQQVGQQARQASRVLTSASTSLKNHALSAIYTALENNQAEILAANQIDMDKGRSNQLDSALLDRLELTPARFKGMLQGLKDVIALVDPIGEITDLAYRPTGIQIGKMRVPLGVVGMIYESRPNVTLEAASLAIKSGNAIILRGGSEALESNKAIAEAIKHGLTVAGLPEHSVQVISTSDRAAVGHLITMTEYVDVIVPRGGKSLIERVTNEARIPVIKHLDGNCHVFVEAQADLQKALPITLNAKTHRYGVCNAMETLLVDERIADVFLPRIAELYAEKQVELRGCPETRRILGASVKPATEEDWYTEYLGPILAVKVVSGIDEAIDHINKYGSHHTDAIVTENYTLARQFLARVDSSSVVVNASTRFADGFEYGLGAEIGISTDKIHARGPVGLEGLTSQKWIVLGDGQIRQ encoded by the coding sequence ATGCAAGACTCAATTGAACAATATATGCAACAGGTGGGACAACAAGCACGTCAAGCTTCTCGTGTCTTAACAAGTGCTTCTACCTCACTAAAAAATCATGCTCTCTCTGCTATTTATACTGCTTTAGAAAATAATCAGGCAGAAATTTTGGCAGCGAATCAAATCGACATGGATAAAGGTCGTAGCAATCAGCTCGACAGCGCATTGCTTGATCGTCTTGAACTTACACCCGCACGTTTTAAAGGAATGTTGCAAGGTTTAAAAGATGTGATCGCACTTGTCGATCCTATTGGGGAAATTACTGATCTTGCATATCGCCCCACAGGCATTCAAATTGGTAAAATGCGAGTGCCTTTAGGTGTGGTTGGAATGATTTACGAATCACGTCCAAACGTAACCCTTGAAGCTGCATCTTTAGCGATTAAATCTGGTAATGCTATTATTTTGCGTGGTGGTTCAGAAGCACTAGAGTCAAATAAAGCAATTGCTGAAGCAATTAAGCATGGCTTAACAGTTGCTGGCTTACCTGAACATTCAGTGCAAGTTATTAGCACTTCTGACCGTGCGGCTGTTGGTCACCTCATTACCATGACTGAATATGTGGATGTGATTGTTCCACGCGGCGGCAAAAGTTTAATTGAGCGTGTAACCAATGAAGCGCGCATTCCAGTCATTAAGCATCTTGATGGCAACTGCCATGTATTTGTTGAGGCACAAGCAGACTTGCAAAAAGCTTTACCAATTACCTTAAATGCCAAAACTCACCGTTATGGCGTTTGTAATGCGATGGAAACGCTGCTCGTTGATGAAAGAATTGCAGACGTTTTCTTACCACGCATTGCTGAACTTTATGCAGAAAAACAAGTTGAGCTCCGTGGCTGTCCAGAAACACGCCGTATTTTAGGTGCATCTGTAAAACCTGCGACAGAAGAAGATTGGTATACCGAATATTTAGGGCCAATTCTTGCAGTTAAAGTTGTTAGCGGTATTGATGAAGCAATTGACCATATCAACAAATATGGTTCACATCACACTGATGCAATTGTGACTGAAAACTATACTTTGGCCCGTCAGTTCTTAGCTCGTGTAGATTCGAGTTCAGTGGTTGTCAATGCATCAACTCGTTTTGCTGATGGTTTTGAATATGGCTTAGGTGCAGAAATTGGTATCTCTACCGATAAAATCCATGCGCGTGGCCCAGTAGGTTTAGAAGGCCTAACTTCTCAGAAATGGATTGTGTTAGGTGACGGCCAGATTCGCCAATAA
- the pta gene encoding phosphate acetyltransferase yields MNTILLIPTGEGVGLTSACLGMIYALDCNGIKAGFLKPFSQEDQEHLDRTTSLFGHLFQSKTVQSISHEKLTQLIAAGEVDELLEEAVSLHRSVAADHDVIIVEGLLPNGQDHFASELNASLAQALDAEVVLVSTADIQNPKKAAEKVDAHLRQFGGAASNRTAGVLFMRTRGLTEETAQIPVAFDPSLRPTEDIAKFTTELQKYNRYFGSSDLPIIGLVPFSNTLSVPRILDIANVIDGQWVHQGEAKTRRILHSSLIASSIEYELNKFIAGELIISASERTDVLLASSLATSNGIPLAGLVLTEREAPAPELLEFCQSAIKQGLPILHTRLNTLETAQRLSDFGNEIPVDDTERAEQVTRFVSSHIDVEWLKQHSNNVATPRLSPSAFRHELVQKSIAAKKRIVLPEGDEPRTIQAAAICQARGIADCILLAKPEAVQDVAKARGIELPAGLAIVDPDSIRDQYVAPMVELRKGKLNELQAKEQLQDTVVLGTMMLALNEVDGLVSGAVHTTANTVRPAFQLIKTAPEYSLVSSIFFMLLPDEVYVYGDCAINPDPTAEQLAEIAIQSADSAKAFGIDPRIAMISYSTGTSGTGADVEKVQQATQIAQQRRPDLLIDGPLQYDAASVESVGRQKAPESRVAGRANVFIFPDLNTGNTTYKAVQRAANVVSVGPMLQGLNKPVNDLSRGALVDDIVFTIALTAIQAEQQAAAK; encoded by the coding sequence ATGAATACAATTTTATTGATTCCTACAGGCGAAGGGGTTGGTTTAACCTCTGCCTGCTTAGGCATGATTTACGCACTTGATTGTAACGGGATTAAAGCAGGCTTTTTAAAACCATTTTCTCAAGAAGACCAAGAACATCTTGACCGAACAACTTCATTATTTGGTCATTTATTTCAAAGTAAAACCGTTCAATCTATTTCGCATGAAAAATTAACTCAGCTTATTGCTGCTGGGGAAGTAGATGAATTACTTGAAGAAGCTGTTAGTCTTCACCGCAGTGTTGCAGCAGACCATGATGTCATTATTGTGGAAGGCTTATTGCCAAATGGACAAGACCACTTCGCCAGTGAACTCAACGCAAGTCTTGCACAAGCACTTGATGCGGAAGTCGTATTGGTCAGTACAGCAGATATTCAAAATCCGAAAAAAGCCGCAGAAAAAGTAGATGCTCATTTACGCCAGTTTGGTGGTGCGGCTTCAAATCGTACTGCGGGTGTGCTTTTCATGCGTACACGTGGATTAACTGAAGAAACAGCACAAATTCCTGTCGCATTTGATCCATCATTACGCCCAACTGAAGACATCGCAAAATTTACGACCGAACTGCAAAAATATAATCGTTATTTTGGCTCTAGCGATTTACCGATTATTGGTTTAGTTCCATTTAGTAACACGCTGAGCGTACCTAGAATATTAGATATTGCGAACGTCATTGATGGGCAATGGGTACATCAAGGTGAAGCTAAAACACGTCGTATTTTGCATTCGAGTTTAATTGCCTCAAGCATTGAATATGAACTGAATAAGTTTATTGCGGGTGAACTGATTATTAGTGCATCTGAACGTACAGATGTATTACTTGCAAGTAGTTTGGCAACCAGCAATGGTATTCCACTCGCAGGTTTGGTTCTTACTGAACGTGAAGCCCCAGCTCCTGAGCTTTTAGAGTTTTGCCAAAGTGCGATCAAGCAAGGCTTGCCAATTTTACATACACGTCTCAATACATTAGAAACTGCTCAGCGTTTATCTGACTTTGGTAATGAAATTCCTGTCGATGATACTGAGCGTGCGGAACAAGTGACTCGTTTTGTTTCAAGTCATATTGATGTCGAATGGCTTAAGCAGCACAGTAACAATGTAGCTACCCCTCGCCTATCTCCATCGGCTTTTCGTCATGAACTAGTGCAAAAATCGATTGCAGCGAAAAAACGAATTGTATTGCCTGAAGGCGATGAGCCACGCACCATTCAAGCAGCAGCAATTTGTCAGGCACGTGGCATTGCTGACTGTATTTTACTGGCAAAACCAGAGGCGGTTCAGGATGTTGCAAAAGCCCGTGGTATTGAATTACCAGCCGGATTAGCAATTGTTGATCCAGATAGCATTCGCGATCAATATGTAGCACCAATGGTCGAGCTGCGTAAAGGTAAACTCAACGAGCTTCAGGCCAAAGAACAACTTCAAGACACCGTAGTACTCGGTACAATGATGTTAGCCTTGAACGAAGTAGATGGCTTAGTTTCCGGTGCAGTACACACCACAGCAAATACGGTCCGCCCAGCTTTCCAGCTCATCAAAACAGCCCCAGAATATTCACTGGTTTCATCCATCTTCTTTATGCTGTTACCAGATGAAGTTTATGTGTACGGCGACTGTGCGATTAATCCAGATCCTACAGCAGAACAACTGGCTGAAATTGCAATTCAGTCTGCTGACTCAGCAAAAGCTTTTGGGATTGATCCACGTATTGCCATGATCAGTTATTCAACTGGAACATCTGGCACAGGTGCAGATGTTGAGAAGGTACAACAAGCCACTCAAATTGCTCAGCAACGTCGCCCTGATTTACTTATTGATGGACCACTTCAATACGATGCAGCTTCAGTTGAAAGCGTTGGTCGCCAAAAAGCACCAGAATCGCGAGTTGCAGGCCGTGCCAATGTATTTATTTTCCCTGATTTAAATACGGGCAACACGACTTATAAAGCAGTACAACGTGCTGCAAATGTTGTAAGCGTTGGACCAATGCTGCAAGGTCTAAACAAACCTGTAAATGATTTGTCTCGCGGAGCTTTGGTAGATGACATCGTGTTTACCATTGCATTAACAGCAATTCAGGCTGAACAGCAAGCTGCTGCTAAATAA
- a CDS encoding acetate/propionate family kinase has product MATSVLVINCGSSSIKYALVSERREDRIYGLAENLGAADARIKGVTVGGEPLELAIPYADHAKALETLLARLANYKPQAIGHRVVHGGSLTKAELLTPEIIERIRAATPLAPLHNPAHLIGIDATVRLFPELPQVAVFDTAFHQTMPAHAYRYAIPKFLYTDHNVRRYGFHGTSHAYVSDKASELAGNLKKGGWLTAHLGNGSSTCAVWNGQSVDTSMGLTPLEGVVMGTRSGDVDPSLHSFLAKNLGWDLAKIDKVLNNESGLLGLSQLSNDMRTVIEAAENGNEDASLAIEVFSYRLAKSLAALSCGLPTLDGLIFTGGIGENSAYIREKTLAYLPHFGLQLDKDQNNNLKRGTEGRIDNGTGPQIWVIPTDEEGRIAKETRQVVEAAGTTVSVASLA; this is encoded by the coding sequence GTGGCTACATCAGTATTAGTTATCAATTGCGGCTCTTCATCTATTAAATACGCGCTGGTTTCAGAACGTCGTGAAGATCGTATTTACGGTTTAGCAGAAAACCTAGGGGCAGCCGATGCTCGGATTAAGGGAGTGACAGTTGGTGGTGAACCACTTGAACTTGCTATCCCTTATGCTGATCATGCCAAAGCTTTAGAAACTTTACTTGCGCGTCTAGCCAACTACAAACCGCAAGCAATCGGACATCGTGTTGTACACGGCGGTAGTTTAACCAAAGCAGAATTACTCACTCCTGAAATTATTGAACGTATTCGCGCTGCGACGCCTTTGGCTCCGCTTCACAACCCAGCACATTTAATTGGTATTGACGCAACCGTACGCCTATTCCCTGAATTACCTCAAGTTGCCGTATTTGACACAGCATTCCATCAAACCATGCCAGCGCATGCATACCGTTATGCAATTCCTAAGTTTTTATATACTGATCACAACGTCCGCCGTTATGGCTTCCATGGCACAAGTCATGCCTATGTGTCTGATAAAGCAAGTGAGCTTGCGGGCAACCTGAAAAAAGGTGGATGGTTAACAGCACATTTAGGAAATGGCAGTTCAACTTGTGCGGTATGGAACGGACAAAGTGTTGATACGTCTATGGGCCTTACTCCACTTGAAGGTGTGGTGATGGGAACTCGTAGTGGTGACGTTGATCCAAGCCTACATAGCTTCCTTGCGAAAAACCTCGGTTGGGATTTAGCAAAAATTGATAAAGTTTTAAATAACGAAAGTGGCTTACTTGGCTTATCACAACTGTCTAATGATATGCGTACGGTCATTGAAGCGGCAGAAAATGGCAATGAAGATGCCAGTCTTGCAATTGAAGTCTTTAGTTATCGCCTTGCAAAATCACTTGCAGCATTAAGCTGTGGTTTACCAACTTTAGACGGCCTCATTTTCACAGGCGGTATTGGCGAAAACTCAGCATATATTCGAGAAAAAACCTTAGCGTATTTACCTCATTTTGGTTTGCAGCTTGATAAAGATCAAAACAACAACTTAAAACGTGGTACTGAAGGCCGAATCGACAATGGAACAGGGCCTCAAATTTGGGTCATTCCTACAGACGAAGAAGGCCGTATTGCCAAAGAAACCCGTCAAGTTGTTGAAGCGGCAGGAACTACAGTATCTGTAGCGAGCCTTGCTTAA
- a CDS encoding gluconate:H+ symporter: protein METVQGGMLLIYTVIAIIALVVMIAKFRIYPFLVLIIVSLGLALAVGMPMGDIVKSYEAGTGKTLGHLAIVIALGTMLGKMMAESGGAERIAITLIKWFGEKNIHWAMMFIALIVGLPVFFEVGFVLLIPIAFNIAKRTGKSLLIVGLPMVAGLSVVHGLIPPHPAALLAVQAYHADIGKTIAYSLLVGVPTAIVAGPLYALWINKYVKLPENNPLFKQFVEVDKKETRELPSFGITLFTIMLPVVLMLIGSWADLFFAPQTFANDLLRFIGTSDIALLIAVLVSFITFGTMQGFNREQIEKFCGGCLASIAGIMLIVGAGGGFGGILRDSGISNEIVSTALKANLSPLLLGWLVAALIRLATGSATVAMATACSIVAPIAATAGVAVRPELLVLATGSGSLVFSHVNDAGFWLIKEYFGMTVGQTLKTWSVLETIISVLGLSFTLLLSTIL from the coding sequence ATGGAGACGGTTCAGGGTGGCATGTTGCTTATCTACACTGTAATCGCGATTATTGCATTGGTTGTCATGATCGCGAAGTTCAGAATTTATCCATTTCTGGTTCTTATTATTGTTTCACTCGGTTTAGCTTTAGCCGTTGGCATGCCAATGGGCGACATTGTTAAGTCATATGAAGCTGGTACTGGCAAAACCTTGGGTCACCTTGCGATTGTGATTGCACTGGGAACCATGCTCGGTAAAATGATGGCCGAGTCAGGTGGTGCCGAGCGAATAGCAATTACTTTGATTAAATGGTTTGGTGAGAAAAATATTCACTGGGCCATGATGTTTATTGCCCTTATTGTTGGTCTTCCCGTATTTTTCGAAGTAGGTTTCGTTCTACTCATTCCAATTGCATTCAATATTGCAAAAAGAACAGGTAAATCATTACTGATTGTTGGTTTGCCGATGGTCGCAGGTTTGTCCGTTGTGCATGGCTTAATTCCACCACATCCGGCAGCATTGTTGGCAGTACAGGCATATCACGCTGATATTGGTAAAACGATTGCCTACAGTTTGTTGGTGGGCGTCCCAACTGCCATTGTGGCAGGGCCGTTGTATGCGCTATGGATCAATAAATATGTCAAATTGCCTGAGAACAATCCCTTGTTTAAGCAATTTGTTGAGGTAGATAAGAAAGAAACTCGTGAGCTACCAAGCTTTGGAATTACCTTATTTACGATTATGTTGCCTGTCGTATTAATGTTAATCGGAAGCTGGGCTGATCTTTTCTTTGCACCACAAACTTTCGCAAACGATTTACTACGTTTCATTGGCACTTCTGATATCGCATTGCTTATTGCCGTACTGGTCAGCTTTATTACCTTTGGTACCATGCAGGGCTTTAACCGTGAACAGATTGAAAAGTTCTGTGGCGGATGTTTGGCTTCTATTGCCGGAATAATGTTGATTGTCGGTGCTGGTGGTGGTTTTGGCGGTATTTTACGTGACAGTGGTATTTCTAATGAGATCGTTTCTACAGCCTTGAAGGCAAATTTATCACCGTTATTGTTGGGCTGGTTAGTTGCAGCATTGATTCGTTTGGCAACAGGTTCGGCAACGGTTGCTATGGCTACTGCTTGTAGTATTGTTGCTCCAATTGCAGCCACGGCAGGCGTCGCAGTTAGACCTGAACTTTTGGTACTTGCCACAGGCTCAGGTTCATTAGTTTTCTCACATGTAAATGATGCGGGTTTCTGGTTAATCAAAGAATATTTCGGTATGACAGTGGGGCAGACACTCAAAACTTGGTCGGTATTGGAAACGATCATTTCGGTGTTGGGATTATCTTTCACGCTACTGCTTAGCACTATTTTATAA
- the eda gene encoding bifunctional 4-hydroxy-2-oxoglutarate aldolase/2-dehydro-3-deoxy-phosphogluconate aldolase: protein MIKIEDIVKLGPVVPVLAFDSAEQGEHVSRALHAGGVKVLEITLRTAAGLAAIERASQLADDIVVGVGTITKPEHCAQAKKAGAQFGVSPGLTKDLHLAAQDAGLPLLPGVMTPSDLIQAIELGYEIVKFFPAQQAGGVEMLKAFYGPFPNLRFCPTGGITAESAPDFLKQPNVVCVGGSWLTPKSVVATQDWAEITRLAQVASQLRAL from the coding sequence ATGATTAAAATTGAAGATATCGTCAAATTAGGTCCAGTTGTTCCCGTATTGGCATTTGATTCTGCCGAGCAAGGTGAACATGTATCACGTGCTTTACATGCAGGTGGTGTGAAAGTATTAGAAATTACGTTACGTACTGCGGCAGGTCTTGCTGCTATTGAGCGTGCGAGCCAGTTGGCTGATGACATTGTGGTTGGTGTAGGAACAATTACCAAACCAGAACATTGTGCTCAAGCTAAAAAAGCAGGTGCTCAATTTGGTGTGTCGCCGGGTTTGACTAAGGATCTGCATTTGGCTGCACAAGATGCTGGCTTGCCTTTATTACCGGGTGTGATGACACCAAGTGATCTGATTCAGGCAATTGAATTAGGCTATGAGATTGTAAAGTTTTTTCCAGCTCAGCAAGCGGGTGGAGTTGAGATGCTAAAAGCCTTTTATGGTCCATTTCCAAACTTACGTTTTTGCCCTACAGGTGGAATTACGGCGGAGTCAGCGCCAGATTTCTTAAAACAACCAAACGTAGTTTGTGTGGGTGGGTCATGGTTAACACCTAAATCTGTTGTAGCTACACAAGACTGGGCTGAAATTACTCGTTTAGCTCAAGTGGCTAGTCAGTTGAGAGCACTTTAA
- the edd gene encoding phosphogluconate dehydratase: MDLPNSILAKVTERVIARSQKTRSAYLQRIEHAQGKFPARGALSCANLAHGFASMEDNEKLIIKVGREPNIGIVSSYNEMLSAHAPYKTFPDLIKTAARENGGVAQFAGGVPAMCDGITQGNAGMELSLFSRETIAMSTAIALSHNMFDAALCLGVCDKIVPGLLIGALQFGYLPTIFVPAGPMTSGLSNDDKAKIRQQFATGQVGRDALLEAESAAYHGQGTCTFYGTANSNQMLMEVMGLHLPSAAFVHPHTPLRDALTAEAAIRVLDLTVERGNYTPIGHVVDEKAIINGIVALLATGGSTNHTLHLIAIARAAGILIDWDDFDELSAVVPLLAKIYPNGKADVNHFQAAGGVAFLIRNLLEAGLLHNDVTTVAGKGLQHYTKEPKLIDGKLTWVDGVVQSLDDKVLRSIDAPFQPDGGLRLMQGRLGRGVIKISAVAPEHRKVKAPAIVFDSQEAVQAAFDRGELHRDFIAVVRFQGARANGMPELHRLTPVLGVLQDQGFHVALVTDGRMSGASGKVPAVIHLSPEALLSGPIGKVQTGDMLVIDAEAGVLDVELDEAVWQSRPVAQPEHQAENEVGFGRELFGVFRAAAAPAEHGASVFGALVGETSPEQI; this comes from the coding sequence ATGGACTTGCCGAATTCTATACTGGCAAAAGTTACCGAGCGTGTCATCGCACGTAGTCAAAAAACTCGTTCTGCATATTTACAACGTATTGAACATGCACAAGGCAAATTTCCTGCTCGTGGCGCACTTTCATGTGCCAATCTGGCTCATGGTTTTGCCAGCATGGAAGATAATGAAAAATTAATTATTAAAGTAGGTCGTGAGCCAAATATTGGGATTGTATCTTCATATAACGAGATGCTTTCGGCTCATGCACCCTATAAAACATTTCCAGATCTAATTAAAACAGCTGCTCGCGAAAATGGAGGGGTAGCACAGTTTGCTGGTGGTGTACCTGCAATGTGTGATGGTATTACTCAAGGTAATGCTGGCATGGAACTATCATTGTTCTCTCGTGAAACGATTGCAATGAGCACGGCTATTGCATTATCTCATAACATGTTCGACGCAGCTTTATGTTTGGGTGTTTGCGATAAGATCGTGCCGGGATTATTGATTGGTGCTTTGCAGTTCGGCTATTTACCTACTATTTTTGTGCCGGCTGGCCCAATGACTAGTGGTTTGTCTAATGATGATAAAGCTAAAATTCGTCAGCAATTTGCAACTGGTCAAGTTGGTCGAGATGCTCTGCTAGAGGCTGAGTCAGCTGCCTATCATGGACAAGGTACATGTACATTTTATGGTACGGCTAACAGTAACCAGATGCTGATGGAAGTGATGGGTTTACACCTTCCAAGTGCTGCATTTGTTCATCCTCACACACCATTACGCGATGCACTCACCGCAGAAGCTGCGATTCGTGTACTTGATTTAACAGTTGAGCGCGGAAACTACACGCCAATTGGTCATGTTGTTGATGAAAAAGCAATTATAAACGGCATTGTGGCATTGCTCGCAACAGGTGGTTCAACGAACCATACTTTGCATCTTATTGCGATTGCTCGTGCTGCTGGAATATTAATTGACTGGGACGACTTTGATGAATTGTCGGCTGTTGTTCCATTGCTCGCAAAAATCTATCCAAATGGTAAAGCCGATGTAAACCATTTTCAGGCTGCGGGTGGGGTTGCTTTCTTAATTCGTAATTTGCTTGAAGCTGGCTTGTTGCATAACGATGTAACTACAGTGGCTGGTAAAGGTTTGCAACATTACACCAAAGAACCAAAACTGATTGATGGCAAGCTTACTTGGGTCGATGGCGTGGTTCAAAGCCTTGATGACAAAGTATTGCGTAGCATTGATGCGCCGTTTCAACCAGATGGTGGCTTGCGTTTAATGCAAGGACGTTTAGGCCGTGGTGTAATCAAGATTTCTGCTGTTGCGCCAGAACATCGTAAAGTTAAAGCGCCAGCAATTGTGTTTGATTCTCAAGAAGCGGTGCAAGCAGCGTTTGATCGTGGTGAGTTGCATCGAGACTTTATTGCAGTCGTTCGTTTCCAAGGCGCACGCGCTAATGGTATGCCAGAACTACATCGTTTAACTCCTGTGTTAGGTGTTTTACAAGACCAAGGTTTTCATGTTGCTTTAGTGACCGATGGCCGTATGTCTGGTGCTTCAGGCAAAGTTCCTGCGGTGATTCATCTATCTCCAGAAGCATTATTGAGCGGTCCGATTGGCAAAGTTCAAACAGGAGATATGTTGGTTATTGATGCTGAAGCTGGCGTGCTTGATGTCGAGCTAGATGAAGCTGTTTGGCAGTCACGCCCTGTTGCACAGCCAGAACATCAGGCAGAAAACGAAGTTGGCTTTGGCCGTGAATTATTTGGTGTTTTCCGTGCTGCTGCTGCGCCAGCTGAACATGGAGCATCTGTGTTTGGTGCATTAGTTGGTGAAACTTCACCAGAGCAGATTTGA
- a CDS encoding gluconokinase, with translation MIVIAMGVCGTGKTLIGELLSEHLACEFLDGDTLHSAANKSKMSQGIPLTDEDRLPWLHAIRKAIEEKQQAGETAVFTCSSLKRAYRDILRGYDQNVQFVYLKGSYELLQQRLAERAGHFFDPSLLQTQLDTLEEPDVNEAITIDIILTPEQIVTQVMQKLGVISDVCQE, from the coding sequence ATGATTGTGATTGCAATGGGTGTCTGTGGAACAGGCAAAACGCTGATTGGTGAGTTGCTATCGGAGCATCTGGCTTGCGAGTTTCTCGATGGAGATACACTGCATTCAGCTGCAAATAAAAGTAAGATGAGTCAAGGTATTCCTTTGACTGATGAAGACCGTTTACCTTGGTTACACGCGATTCGTAAGGCTATCGAAGAGAAACAGCAGGCAGGTGAGACGGCAGTGTTTACCTGCTCTTCACTGAAGCGCGCTTACCGAGATATTTTACGTGGATATGACCAGAATGTGCAGTTTGTATATTTAAAAGGGTCATATGAATTGCTACAGCAACGTCTTGCTGAGCGGGCAGGTCATTTCTTTGATCCATCGTTATTGCAGACTCAGCTTGATACATTAGAAGAGCCAGATGTAAATGAAGCGATTACGATTGATATCATATTGACCCCTGAGCAAATTGTTACGCAGGTAATGCAGAAACTTGGTGTGATTAGTGATGTGTGTCAGGAATAA
- a CDS encoding alpha/beta fold hydrolase, whose protein sequence is MNSIIQMDSEINQAYAGFGFFDIYHRDSFKQPARTTWIDGWKIEYMAIADPKTIHNTPIVIVGGAFQNFNSYKYCVEQLFESGPVILIDLPSMGANQQITNRDTGVSAGTLELPDLSKMLGRWLDIVGLQKVSVMGMSLGSVIASCFAYHRPELMDRMILMGVMQKTRKSWRMILEESLKLMQENRMEEFGQAVILYLVNHAKLDKTRMSPTAKKLFFRQMAEFTGTERERYEINCNRLLRLTDVPIPDCKTLVAAGQYDSFTLPHENANFALQCPDMEFALIANADHVPQLQRRKETMSLFTTFLKGESIQNLDGIIPMTREQMQNMERRGEERVRVLQPKTQLTHREFDVQVPVTIVDITFFGMYLKMDEVSQLDFVNDYPRDLALHLEDEEGTFAIECLIFESTDQGIRALFKHGSFELADRLSRYITRQKQTV, encoded by the coding sequence ATGAATTCCATTATTCAAATGGATTCGGAGATCAACCAAGCTTATGCCGGTTTTGGCTTTTTCGATATCTACCATAGAGATAGTTTTAAACAACCTGCTCGGACAACATGGATTGACGGCTGGAAAATTGAATATATGGCGATTGCCGATCCAAAAACGATTCACAATACGCCAATTGTGATTGTGGGCGGTGCTTTCCAGAATTTTAATTCTTATAAATATTGTGTTGAACAATTATTTGAAAGCGGTCCGGTCATTTTAATCGATTTACCTTCGATGGGCGCAAATCAGCAAATTACCAATCGGGACACAGGAGTATCTGCGGGTACTTTAGAGCTACCTGATTTGTCTAAAATGTTGGGGCGCTGGCTAGATATTGTCGGACTACAAAAAGTTTCTGTTATGGGAATGTCTTTGGGGTCGGTAATCGCATCTTGCTTCGCTTATCATCGTCCAGAATTAATGGACCGCATGATTTTAATGGGCGTTATGCAAAAGACCCGAAAAAGTTGGCGAATGATTTTGGAAGAGTCGCTTAAGCTCATGCAAGAAAACCGTATGGAAGAGTTTGGGCAAGCCGTGATTTTGTATTTGGTTAATCATGCCAAATTAGATAAAACTCGCATGTCACCTACAGCTAAAAAATTATTTTTTAGGCAAATGGCTGAGTTTACGGGCACCGAGCGAGAACGTTATGAAATTAACTGTAATCGTCTTTTGCGTTTAACGGATGTACCCATTCCAGATTGTAAAACGCTGGTTGCTGCAGGGCAATACGATAGCTTTACTTTGCCACATGAAAATGCAAATTTTGCTTTGCAATGTCCAGATATGGAATTTGCACTTATTGCAAATGCTGACCATGTACCTCAGTTGCAGCGCCGTAAAGAAACCATGAGTTTGTTCACCACATTTTTGAAAGGGGAGTCTATCCAAAATCTGGATGGTATTATTCCCATGACACGTGAACAAATGCAAAATATGGAACGCCGTGGTGAAGAACGAGTTCGAGTTTTGCAGCCAAAAACTCAACTTACTCACCGAGAGTTTGATGTACAGGTGCCTGTAACGATTGTGGATATCACATTCTTTGGTATGTATTTAAAAATGGATGAGGTTTCGCAGCTTGATTTTGTGAACGATTATCCACGTGACTTGGCACTGCATTTAGAAGATGAAGAGGGTACTTTTGCAATTGAGTGCTTAATTTTTGAAAGTACAGATCAAGGTATTCGAGCTTTGTTCAAACATGGTAGTTTTGAGCTAGCTGATCGTTTAAGCCGTTATATTACTCGTCAAAAACAAACCGTTTAA